Part of the Deltaproteobacteria bacterium genome is shown below.
CTTGAAAGGTCGTTTGCTCCATGATGACGCACGGGACACAGGTCTTGGAGGTAAATTCAATCAGCAGCGGCCGCCCTGCCGCGCGCGCCGTCGTGAGCGCGACGGTCTCATCGGTGTGCCAGCGCGAGTCCGGCGCCAGCAACGCCCAGGTGTAATACCCGGCCGGCAGCAGCAGTAAGATTCCGAGCGCCGCTTTCACTACGCGCAACGCCCCACCCTTCGGCAATTTGCGCGCGATCGCCCCGTAAAATGTGCCGACGATCATGAAGACCGTTCCGAGACCGAGGCCGTACGTGAAGAGCAGTAGAAATCCTTGCACCGCATCGCGCTGCACGCCTACGTGCGTCACCAGCGCCGCGACCACCGGGCCCGCGCATGGCGTGGCCAACAGGCCGGTGGAAATGCCGGCCAGAAAGGCTCCGCGCGGCCCGACGCCGCCCAACCGCTGCAACCGCGTTTGCAACACGGACGGCAGTTGGAGCGAGAAAACGCCGAACATCGACGCGGACATCGCGAGGAAAAAGAGCACGACGAGGACTAAAAACCACCGTTGTTGAAAGAGGAAGCCGATCGGCTGCCCGGCCAACGCGCCGACCACGCCGATCGTCGCGTACGTGAGCGAAAGGCCGAGCGCCAACGACGCGGCCAGCAACAAATTGCGACGACGCCGTTCCGGATCGATCCCGATAATCAACAGCACCACGGGGAGGATCGGCAGCACGCATGGCGTGAAACTGGTGAGCACACCGCCGAGGAACACGAGCAGATACGTCCAGAGTGCGCCATGGGCGAAGAGGTCTTGCGGTGCGGATTGAGCAGCAACGTGGGTGGGACTCGACGTATGATCGGTGCTCGGAGCCGCGCCAACCGGACCGACTTGCACTGCCCATT
Proteins encoded:
- a CDS encoding thioredoxin family protein; amino-acid sequence: MKKCRYGWGVLWSVFCLCWIGGVQAQLPATPFGMIVEPTELALQPAEKTTVRVVLQVPTKHYLYRAETELNFDALEGLKVVAIRYPDAQLKEDPFLGKTVEIYDHDVEIVAELEAPAGLAPGPRTLAATVAFQGCSEKLCFRREERLVEWAVQVGPVGAAPSTDHTSSPTHVAAQSAPQDLFAHGALWTYLLVFLGGVLTSFTPCVLPILPVVLLIIGIDPERRRRNLLLAASLALGLSLTYATIGVVGALAGQPIGFLFQQRWFLVLVVLFFLAMSASMFGVFSLQLPSVLQTRLQRLGGVGPRGAFLAGISTGLLATPCAGPVVAALVTHVGVQRDAVQGFLLLFTYGLGLGTVFMIVGTFYGAIARKLPKGGALRVVKAALGILLLLPAGYYTWALLAPDSRWHTDETVALTTARAAGRPLLIEFTSKTCVPCVIMEQTTFQDPRVVAALATRIVPLRIDTTFTNRTVEGLIERYHVVGWPTLIFAAPDGTLFDDLRLVGEVVSPERLLEVITEAERRTRGGW